One stretch of Paenibacillus sp. FSL R5-0341 DNA includes these proteins:
- a CDS encoding carbohydrate ABC transporter permease, translating to MYHKTTGYRVFSYFNYAFMILAGLACFLPLLHLLAQSLSSKAAISGNMVSFWPVGFNVDAYIKTFNNSNFNGAMLTSITRTVLGTTISMFILTCAGYALSKEFRGRNVLMWFFIFTMLFSGGLIPSYILITALGLKDTIWALVLPGAFGAYNLILLVNFFKTIPKALEEAAFIDGASFFVILSKIYLPLSLPGIATVSLFIMVGHWNSWFDGILYMSDASKYPLASFLQTVVVQSNMQNMAMSQSEVAAMSEQSIKAAQIFVSTLPIILVYPFLQRYFVKGIVLGAVKE from the coding sequence ATGTACCATAAGACGACAGGCTATAGAGTATTTTCCTATTTTAATTACGCATTCATGATACTGGCGGGTCTGGCGTGTTTCCTTCCACTGCTTCATTTGCTCGCGCAATCGCTCAGCAGTAAAGCGGCCATTAGCGGTAATATGGTTTCATTTTGGCCGGTCGGGTTCAACGTGGATGCCTATATCAAAACGTTCAATAATTCCAACTTCAACGGTGCCATGCTGACATCCATCACTCGGACCGTTTTGGGTACGACCATCAGCATGTTTATCCTTACCTGTGCAGGATATGCCCTATCCAAAGAATTCCGGGGACGCAACGTGCTCATGTGGTTTTTTATCTTTACCATGCTCTTCTCGGGGGGATTGATACCTTCTTACATATTGATCACCGCCCTTGGATTAAAGGATACAATTTGGGCACTTGTGCTGCCAGGAGCTTTCGGTGCTTATAATTTGATTCTTCTCGTCAACTTCTTCAAAACGATTCCCAAAGCCTTGGAAGAAGCGGCATTCATTGACGGAGCGTCCTTTTTCGTAATCCTCAGCAAAATCTATTTACCATTATCTCTGCCCGGCATCGCAACCGTATCCTTGTTCATTATGGTGGGGCACTGGAACTCCTGGTTTGACGGGATTTTGTACATGTCAGATGCGAGCAAGTATCCACTGGCTTCGTTTTTACAGACGGTCGTCGTGCAGAGCAACATGCAAAATATGGCGATGAGCCAGTCCGAGGTGGCGGCAATGTCAGAGCAAAGCATCAAGGCAGCTCAAATTTTTGTCAGCACGCTACCGATCATTTTGGTCTATCCATTTTTACAACGTTATTTCGTTAAGGGAATCGTGCTAGGAGCCGTCAAAGAATAG
- a CDS encoding class I SAM-dependent methyltransferase produces the protein MNPKVQRKIEHLENIERFPAEELFEFIQLNKEDELLDLGAGTGYISFAFAKYVKNVVAFDYDEDILQYLEMKAKEKGITNIEITAANFKEMPLENERFEKAVASISLHEVQPLSIVLDEIHRVLKDKGIFLCIELEKSEVPTVPTGPRVSSNEMKEEIVKAGFSVIDTFHSPTQVANQPVYIIIAQKNK, from the coding sequence ATGAATCCCAAAGTACAAAGAAAAATTGAGCACTTGGAGAATATTGAGAGGTTCCCGGCAGAGGAGTTATTTGAGTTCATACAGCTTAATAAAGAGGACGAACTATTAGATCTTGGAGCTGGTACAGGTTATATAAGCTTTGCTTTTGCCAAATATGTAAAAAACGTAGTTGCATTTGATTATGATGAAGATATTTTACAGTATCTGGAGATGAAAGCTAAGGAGAAAGGCATAACGAATATTGAAATCACTGCCGCGAATTTTAAAGAAATGCCACTCGAGAACGAAAGATTCGAGAAAGCTGTTGCTTCCATATCGTTACACGAGGTTCAACCTCTTTCAATCGTACTGGATGAAATCCACAGAGTATTAAAAGACAAGGGGATCTTTTTGTGTATTGAATTAGAGAAGTCAGAGGTGCCTACTGTACCTACTGGACCAAGAGTTTCATCGAATGAAATGAAAGAGGAAATCGTTAAGGCAGGTTTCTCTGTTATTGATACGTTTCATTCACCGACGCAAGTTGCTAACCAACCCGTCTATATCATCATTGCACAAAAGAATAAATAA
- a CDS encoding histidine kinase, translating into MIRKMYMKRFIYFFVFFLLLTLSLFFVMNRLSSKTLEENLISASKNQLDYVKGILDGIIYEANMYGVQYAADSDVRFYQRHVIELSNYDSQMKKNDIVDRLRQTLLSSRSIESIGIYWKTEEAFLSTNNTQEARLPFKDVHERGWQIVGNSLYYFALYPYIQKSGQNEPTQYVVGVKLNTDYLKSLLKKAVNNDSSNAFFLFAPEQLWSEKEIDTNLLKAVTEMISPQPEVTLKYDYHTNSDDYYVLSRYIESIDGYLITYTQTNDFLQPLDRNRKVFFASILAVFTLGLVVIFTFYRNYYRNLRLLERKFSQVEQGNHNTRITENTGKEFYSLFRSFNHMVTEIQDLFVSLKTETELRRGAELQQLQAQINPHFLYNSLFFIMSVAQFSPDSVMRMSKHLAEYYRYLTKLDRHEVTLESELQFAEHFLIIMALSKKMEYSIDLPPELASLPLMPLIIQPVVENAIQHGIEGQQGAHRVTIDVKQTKAAITIKVSDDGKGLSLNDIRSLEARLESDTPPEGVKGVGLWNVNRRLKNTYGERSGLHFATNDWGGFSVSLLISIPEVKGDN; encoded by the coding sequence ATGATCAGGAAAATGTATATGAAGCGATTCATCTATTTCTTTGTTTTTTTTCTGCTGCTGACGTTGAGTTTGTTTTTCGTGATGAACCGATTGAGCTCCAAAACACTTGAAGAAAATCTGATCAGCGCTTCCAAAAACCAGCTTGATTATGTGAAAGGCATTCTAGACGGGATTATATACGAGGCTAATATGTACGGGGTTCAGTATGCAGCTGACAGTGATGTGCGGTTCTATCAGAGGCATGTTATCGAGCTGAGCAATTACGATTCCCAAATGAAAAAAAACGATATCGTGGATCGCTTGCGGCAAACGCTCCTTTCCAGTCGATCCATTGAATCGATCGGCATTTACTGGAAGACTGAAGAAGCGTTTCTGTCCACGAACAATACCCAGGAGGCAAGACTTCCGTTCAAAGATGTTCATGAGCGCGGATGGCAAATCGTCGGTAACAGCTTGTATTACTTTGCCCTCTACCCTTACATCCAGAAATCAGGACAAAATGAACCGACTCAGTACGTGGTTGGTGTAAAGCTGAATACGGATTATTTAAAAAGCCTGCTGAAAAAGGCTGTGAATAACGACAGCTCGAACGCTTTTTTTCTTTTTGCCCCCGAGCAGTTATGGAGTGAGAAAGAAATTGACACCAATCTATTGAAAGCGGTTACTGAAATGATTTCGCCCCAGCCAGAAGTCACTTTAAAATACGATTATCATACCAATTCGGATGACTACTATGTTCTTTCGCGATATATTGAATCGATCGACGGTTACCTGATTACATATACACAGACGAACGATTTTTTGCAACCGCTTGACCGCAATCGCAAAGTGTTCTTTGCCAGCATTTTAGCCGTGTTCACGCTTGGTCTGGTTGTAATCTTTACGTTTTATCGGAACTACTACCGTAATCTCCGTTTGTTGGAGAGAAAGTTTTCACAGGTCGAGCAAGGCAATCACAACACGCGGATCACCGAGAATACGGGCAAAGAGTTTTACAGCCTGTTCAGAAGTTTTAACCATATGGTTACCGAAATCCAGGATCTGTTCGTATCCTTGAAGACTGAAACGGAACTGAGACGAGGTGCGGAACTTCAACAACTTCAAGCTCAGATTAACCCTCATTTTTTATACAACAGTTTGTTTTTCATCATGTCGGTGGCTCAGTTTTCACCTGATTCTGTCATGCGCATGAGCAAGCATCTAGCTGAATATTATCGTTATTTAACCAAGTTGGACCGGCATGAAGTGACGCTGGAAAGCGAGCTCCAGTTTGCGGAACATTTCCTGATTATTATGGCTCTCAGCAAAAAAATGGAGTACAGCATTGATCTGCCGCCAGAATTGGCCTCCCTTCCCCTCATGCCGCTGATCATCCAGCCCGTGGTTGAAAATGCAATTCAACATGGAATTGAAGGACAACAAGGTGCCCATCGGGTGACGATTGATGTCAAACAGACGAAAGCTGCGATAACGATCAAGGTATCCGATGACGGCAAAGGTCTGTCGCTGAATGATATCCGCAGCCTGGAGGCTCGGCTTGAGAGCGATACCCCGCCTGAAGGAGTTAAAGGCGTAGGGCTCTGGAATGTAAATCGGCGTCTGAAAAATACGTACGGCGAACGTAGCGGGCTACATTTTGCTACGAATGATTGGGGCGGCTTTTCCGTCTCGCTGCTCATCAGCATACCCGAGGTGAAAGGAGATAACTAA
- a CDS encoding response regulator produces the protein MRLLIVDDGHYVVEYMKHLLDWKTFGIHQIETMTNSIEARDMLTQNHIDILITDIRMPEVSGIDLLQHIHQHSLPTKVIILSGYSEFEYAQQGIRLGALDYLLKPVDKDDVEKAMSKAIKNITKTRPAQPIAWENFDGLGYLLSLLGQNETLRKQYDSYTDFLGEHRFCYFKLEGFTKEHEDVIKRDVADKLDCLVWAAGTRLVALVPEEVAGGLTIQLEQSVVSPPFLLTDRNVTRQMFYRFFLNEDVHTEDFISIFNHSPSCGDWESAGNIIKKYDQIHLRKQKIIFLMETILYVYLADKDHDTSETVDWMFNQLEQPDELWSTLMDRVSRIRNNKQMSIQTIVEKVQTYIEDHLSHGLSLDELGKVAHLHPVYFSKLFKQETGENVSNYISKKRLEKASQLLQDSELRVNDIAQMVGYRKNQYFIQLFKVEYGVTPYQYRRNMIHK, from the coding sequence ATGCGATTATTAATTGTGGATGACGGACATTATGTCGTTGAGTATATGAAGCACTTGCTCGATTGGAAAACCTTCGGCATTCATCAGATCGAGACGATGACCAATTCGATTGAAGCCCGGGACATGTTGACTCAAAACCATATCGATATTCTGATCACTGACATACGAATGCCCGAGGTGTCGGGTATTGATCTGCTTCAACATATCCACCAACATAGCTTGCCAACCAAAGTCATCATCCTTTCCGGCTACTCCGAGTTCGAGTATGCACAGCAAGGAATCCGTTTAGGTGCGCTTGACTATCTGCTCAAACCTGTAGACAAAGATGATGTGGAGAAAGCCATGTCTAAAGCCATCAAGAATATTACAAAGACACGGCCCGCTCAACCTATCGCATGGGAGAACTTTGATGGATTGGGGTATCTGCTTTCGCTGCTAGGTCAAAACGAGACATTAAGAAAGCAATATGATTCTTATACTGATTTTTTAGGGGAACACCGTTTTTGCTACTTCAAGCTGGAGGGTTTCACAAAAGAACATGAGGATGTTATAAAACGTGATGTCGCAGACAAATTGGATTGTCTCGTTTGGGCTGCTGGTACCCGACTGGTCGCTCTTGTTCCGGAAGAAGTTGCTGGGGGACTGACTATCCAACTGGAGCAATCGGTCGTGTCGCCTCCCTTTTTATTGACTGACCGAAACGTGACCCGGCAGATGTTCTACAGGTTCTTCCTTAATGAGGACGTACACACAGAAGATTTTATTAGCATATTCAACCATTCTCCATCATGCGGTGATTGGGAGTCGGCGGGAAATATCATTAAAAAATATGATCAGATCCATCTCCGAAAGCAAAAAATAATCTTTCTCATGGAAACCATTCTATATGTATATCTGGCGGATAAGGATCACGATACCTCTGAAACCGTAGATTGGATGTTCAATCAGTTAGAGCAACCTGATGAACTATGGTCAACTCTCATGGATCGGGTCAGTCGGATCAGAAACAACAAACAGATGTCCATCCAAACTATCGTCGAGAAAGTGCAAACGTATATCGAAGACCATCTGTCACATGGTCTTAGTCTGGATGAGTTGGGGAAAGTCGCACATCTACATCCCGTTTACTTTTCCAAACTGTTTAAACAAGAGACGGGCGAAAATGTGTCAAATTACATTTCTAAGAAAAGGCTGGAGAAAGCTTCTCAACTGCTTCAAGATTCGGAACTCCGTGTCAACGATATAGCACAAATGGTCGGTTACAGAAAAAATCAGTATTTTATCCAGTTGTTTAAAGTGGAATACGGGGTCACCCCTTACCAGTACCGCAGGAATATGATCCACAAATAA
- a CDS encoding MerR family transcriptional regulator, whose protein sequence is MFKIEAHTIRYYEQEGLLPFVERDQGGRRVFNEGDLSWLDLITCLRIMNISIADLRKIVELTQEGDWTIQARKEIILGTQS, encoded by the coding sequence ATATTTAAAATCGAAGCTCATACGATACGGTATTATGAACAAGAAGGATTACTGCCGTTCGTTGAACGTGATCAAGGTGGAAGAAGAGTTTTTAACGAAGGGGACTTAAGTTGGTTGGATCTGATTACTTGTTTGCGGATTATGAATATATCTATTGCAGATTTGCGAAAGATCGTTGAGCTTACTCAAGAGGGAGATTGGACGATTCAGGCAAGAAAAGAGATTATTTTAGGAACACAAAGCTAA
- a CDS encoding ABC transporter substrate-binding protein, which produces MNRLIGWIAALMILTGVLAGCSQTSSTVTPETSKSEGEAWPRTIQDASENGVVLEKRPERIAVLHPLYLDYFFALDTPPIASTSAAEAMKEFVTLQPYAGSAEIIDLGSDSANLEKIMEANPDVIVTFKGSVDTIYDELSKIAPVVLIDYTDTWEKTTMLCAQIVGKEELAEQLIQETQEMIASTKEQLSTLENKTFALLRVDGKSNFNAQGSKNTMYYNQTAGFGLLAPEGYPEGGESLTLEGLSSMNPDYIIIQHRIDVAEAAVKDKESSKVWKSLEAVKNNHVVIFDNSLNSASILAVRLASEYFVKLAEQ; this is translated from the coding sequence ATGAACAGACTAATTGGATGGATTGCAGCATTAATGATACTAACAGGAGTACTGGCTGGATGTTCCCAAACGTCCAGCACCGTTACACCTGAAACCAGTAAGAGCGAGGGGGAGGCATGGCCAAGAACCATTCAGGATGCTAGTGAAAATGGAGTGGTGCTTGAGAAGCGACCAGAGCGCATAGCGGTGCTTCATCCTTTGTACTTAGATTACTTTTTTGCTTTGGATACGCCTCCAATCGCATCAACAAGCGCGGCAGAAGCGATGAAGGAGTTCGTTACATTACAGCCTTACGCCGGATCTGCCGAGATTATTGACTTGGGTAGTGACTCAGCGAATCTGGAAAAGATTATGGAGGCTAACCCTGATGTCATTGTAACCTTTAAGGGTTCCGTGGATACCATATATGATGAGTTGAGCAAGATTGCACCTGTAGTCTTAATCGACTACACCGACACATGGGAAAAAACGACCATGCTTTGTGCTCAGATTGTTGGTAAAGAGGAGCTTGCGGAACAATTGATTCAGGAAACACAAGAAATGATAGCATCCACGAAAGAGCAATTAAGTACACTTGAGAATAAAACCTTTGCCTTGTTGCGGGTAGACGGAAAATCCAATTTTAATGCGCAAGGATCTAAAAACACGATGTACTACAATCAAACTGCAGGCTTTGGATTATTAGCACCAGAGGGATATCCTGAGGGAGGAGAATCACTTACGTTAGAGGGGCTTTCCAGCATGAATCCCGATTATATTATTATCCAGCATCGTATTGACGTCGCAGAGGCAGCAGTCAAGGATAAGGAATCTTCAAAGGTATGGAAGTCATTGGAAGCGGTAAAAAACAACCATGTTGTTATCTTTGATAATTCCCTCAATAGCGCAAGTATCCTGGCTGTGCGTTTGGCTTCAGAATATTTTGTGAAATTGGCTGAACAATAG
- a CDS encoding sugar O-acetyltransferase: protein MKENATRLCKKFNEIDTVNIQEQQEVIRRLFGSCGTKVYMQPPFNCDVGKNIHVGEDFLTNYNVTILDVDTVTIGDYCMIGPNTTISPVNHPMTAKGRREKLSITKPVTIGDDVWIGANCVILPGVTIGNNVIVTAGAVVSKDVPDHCVVGGVPAKVIKELES, encoded by the coding sequence TTGAAAGAAAATGCAACTCGTCTATGTAAAAAATTCAATGAAATTGATACTGTAAATATCCAGGAACAACAAGAAGTAATCCGCAGATTATTTGGTTCATGTGGTACTAAAGTTTATATGCAGCCACCGTTCAATTGCGATGTGGGTAAGAATATTCATGTGGGGGAAGATTTTCTGACCAATTACAACGTTACAATTCTTGATGTCGACACAGTAACGATTGGGGATTATTGCATGATAGGCCCTAACACTACGATCTCTCCAGTAAATCATCCGATGACAGCCAAAGGAAGAAGAGAGAAGTTGTCCATTACGAAACCCGTTACGATTGGGGATGATGTTTGGATCGGAGCGAACTGTGTAATTCTACCAGGTGTAACGATAGGAAACAATGTAATTGTTACTGCGGGCGCTGTTGTATCCAAGGATGTCCCTGATCATTGTGTTGTTGGGGGTGTACCTGCCAAAGTAATCAAAGAGCTTGAATCGTAG
- a CDS encoding DUF418 domain-containing protein: MSTSKKRIQLIDGLRGFSLVGIVLANMLAFQYGMFGQSKPQLFGIGGADQAFLSFLLITVVGSFMPIFAFMFGFGMIKLSESLKSRGLRPKCHLARRFLLLLGIGLLHIIYLWEGDILAFYGVLGFFLLMFLNRKPKTLLIWALILLAGAGLLGLPASNPTNPLAFESTNMENYIIQSQDVYGSGSYAEIRDFSNNGDPFGGDLEVSYALIALVLAPLMTIPMFLLGMHAARIGTFNDPQAMRNMYLRRASFLIPVGLMLKAYGVLAPQFGAEGWPGIGIRETLGGTLLALGYIYAFALLYAGSHRSSLMGRFEAVGRLSLTNYLMQSVICTTIFYGYGLGLFGRAGVFIGAIIALAVYGIQLWLSPLYLKKFSNGPVEYVLRIWTYLSWKGQPRKKKRSKTNLHENAPGVN; this comes from the coding sequence TTGAGCACATCAAAAAAGCGCATCCAATTAATAGATGGACTGCGCGGATTCAGTCTGGTCGGCATCGTGCTGGCGAATATGCTGGCGTTCCAATACGGAATGTTCGGCCAGAGTAAACCCCAACTGTTCGGGATCGGCGGTGCAGACCAGGCTTTTCTCTCGTTCCTGCTTATCACGGTGGTGGGCAGTTTTATGCCGATTTTTGCATTTATGTTCGGCTTTGGCATGATTAAGCTATCGGAAAGCCTAAAATCACGAGGTTTAAGACCAAAGTGTCATCTGGCTCGACGTTTTTTACTGCTGTTAGGTATCGGATTGCTGCACATCATCTATCTGTGGGAAGGGGATATCCTGGCGTTTTACGGTGTACTGGGTTTCTTCCTGCTGATGTTTCTTAATCGGAAGCCCAAAACATTGCTTATATGGGCGTTAATACTACTCGCTGGAGCAGGGCTTCTAGGTCTACCGGCATCCAATCCAACGAACCCGCTGGCTTTTGAATCCACGAATATGGAGAACTACATCATTCAAAGTCAGGATGTATACGGCAGCGGCAGCTACGCGGAGATCAGGGATTTCAGCAATAACGGTGATCCATTCGGTGGGGATTTAGAGGTGTCATACGCCCTCATAGCCTTGGTGCTGGCCCCACTTATGACGATACCGATGTTCCTGCTCGGTATGCATGCTGCAAGAATTGGTACGTTTAACGACCCTCAGGCAATGCGAAATATGTATCTTCGTCGTGCCTCGTTTTTGATTCCAGTTGGTTTGATGCTCAAAGCATATGGCGTACTGGCACCACAATTTGGTGCGGAAGGATGGCCCGGAATCGGAATCAGGGAAACGCTTGGAGGAACGTTGCTTGCACTCGGATACATTTACGCATTTGCGCTGTTGTATGCGGGAAGCCACCGTTCCAGCCTGATGGGCAGGTTCGAGGCGGTTGGCCGTCTCTCGCTGACGAACTACCTGATGCAGAGCGTAATCTGTACGACCATCTTTTATGGATACGGCCTCGGACTGTTTGGTCGTGCTGGCGTGTTCATCGGAGCGATTATTGCACTTGCTGTCTACGGCATTCAATTGTGGCTCAGCCCATTATACCTTAAGAAATTTAGCAATGGTCCGGTCGAGTATGTTCTACGAATTTGGACATATCTGTCCTGGAAGGGTCAGCCCAGAAAGAAGAAAAGATCGAAGACAAATTTGCATGAAAACGCGCCTGGTGTGAACTGA
- a CDS encoding ABC transporter permease subunit, which produces MAFQDYKPWLGITGSRWIGLDNFERIFQYKEATQAIINTLIIAVSKIIVGIIVPIVMAILLSEIRNMGIKKSVQTLVYLPHFLSWVTVAGLMIDILGLDGGINHILTRIFGNDPIYFLGDPDLFRFTVVISDVWKSFGFGMIVYLATIAGINPSYYEAAEIDGATRRQQIRYVTLPSMLPMIIVISTLSLGNILDAGFDQVFNLYNPLVYSTGDIIDTYVYRSSLLNGQYGFGTAVGLFKSGISLILIVVSYRLAYKYANYKIF; this is translated from the coding sequence ATGGCATTTCAGGACTATAAACCATGGCTGGGCATCACAGGTTCACGGTGGATCGGGTTAGATAATTTCGAACGAATTTTCCAGTACAAAGAAGCCACACAAGCGATCATTAATACGTTGATTATCGCCGTTTCCAAAATTATCGTCGGTATTATCGTTCCGATCGTCATGGCTATTCTGCTGAGCGAGATCCGAAATATGGGCATTAAGAAAAGTGTTCAGACACTGGTGTATCTGCCGCATTTCTTGTCTTGGGTTACGGTCGCGGGGTTGATGATCGATATTCTCGGATTAGACGGAGGAATCAATCACATCTTGACACGGATTTTCGGGAACGATCCCATTTACTTCTTGGGTGATCCTGATCTGTTTCGATTCACGGTTGTAATCAGCGACGTGTGGAAGAGCTTCGGCTTCGGCATGATTGTCTATCTGGCGACCATTGCTGGGATTAATCCTTCTTATTACGAAGCGGCTGAGATCGATGGCGCCACACGCCGGCAGCAAATTCGTTACGTCACCTTGCCTAGCATGTTGCCTATGATTATCGTCATTTCTACGCTGAGTCTGGGCAATATTCTGGATGCGGGCTTTGATCAGGTCTTCAATCTGTACAATCCGCTTGTCTACAGTACAGGAGATATCATTGATACCTATGTCTACCGTTCATCCTTGTTAAACGGGCAATACGGGTTCGGGACCGCAGTAGGACTGTTTAAATCGGGAATTAGCTTGATCTTGATCGTTGTCTCCTACAGGCTGGCCTATAAATACGCCAATTACAAAATATTCTAA
- a CDS encoding NtaA/DmoA family FMN-dependent monooxygenase (This protein belongs to a clade of FMN-dependent monooxygenases, within a broader family of flavin-dependent oxidoreductases, the luciferase-like monooxygenase (LMM) family, some of whose members use coenzyme F420 rather than FMN.) translates to MTSDRKLCIGLSLNATWNKGDGWRHPDSGVEHTGTIDYYIQWAKIAEKFKLDFLFRADYLYISPQMLGDSSNFGSPDPTLFFAAIARETNRIGLVTTISTTFNPPYVVARQLQSLHWLSNGRAGWNIVTSIEGADNFGNSPMPSPEERYAKAMEFTEVVCKLWESFPDEAIVIDRKSGLFSDKDKVTAINHSGEFFNVKGPLTLPSHPSGSIPLFQAGASDIGRNFSSSVADAIFAAMPDLESGVELRNDLRRRAVEHGRDPNAIKVLPGLYFFLGDTYEEALELHKAAHSHLTLERRRASLQSVMGLDLTSCPLNQRVIAEMLPDPSQAVRSRTHAELLRRFITKYQPTVQEILDRPEVVGSAHWVSVGTIETVMNDIIERVEAGAIDGFIALPGGSEKSMEIFFEQLIPKLVERGMFRSDYEGATLRDHLGI, encoded by the coding sequence ATGACTTCAGATCGAAAATTATGTATTGGATTATCCTTAAATGCAACATGGAATAAAGGTGACGGGTGGCGGCACCCGGATAGCGGAGTGGAGCATACAGGAACCATTGACTACTACATTCAGTGGGCAAAAATAGCAGAGAAGTTCAAGCTTGATTTTCTTTTCAGAGCGGATTATCTGTACATTAGCCCGCAAATGTTAGGCGATTCCTCCAACTTTGGCAGTCCGGATCCTACGCTGTTCTTTGCAGCAATCGCTCGAGAAACGAACCGGATTGGACTGGTTACGACGATCTCTACCACGTTCAATCCACCATATGTTGTTGCCAGACAACTTCAGTCTTTACACTGGCTAAGCAATGGACGTGCAGGCTGGAATATTGTCACTTCTATTGAAGGGGCCGATAATTTCGGCAATTCACCTATGCCATCACCGGAAGAGAGATATGCTAAGGCCATGGAGTTTACGGAAGTCGTATGCAAGCTTTGGGAAAGTTTCCCGGATGAAGCCATTGTCATTGACCGCAAGTCAGGCCTGTTCTCAGATAAGGATAAAGTGACTGCCATTAATCATTCTGGTGAATTTTTCAATGTAAAAGGGCCGCTAACGTTACCATCTCATCCATCCGGAAGCATTCCTTTGTTTCAAGCTGGCGCTTCAGATATCGGGCGGAATTTTTCCTCTTCCGTCGCGGATGCTATTTTTGCAGCAATGCCTGATCTTGAATCAGGAGTGGAATTGCGGAATGATTTGCGAAGAAGAGCGGTAGAACATGGGCGCGATCCAAATGCCATCAAAGTTTTGCCGGGTCTATATTTTTTCCTGGGCGATACGTATGAAGAAGCGCTTGAGTTGCATAAGGCTGCGCATTCGCATCTAACTCTTGAACGCAGACGTGCCTCACTCCAATCGGTAATGGGACTTGATCTAACAAGTTGTCCTTTGAATCAACGCGTAATTGCTGAAATGCTTCCCGATCCAAGTCAAGCTGTCCGCAGCCGTACACATGCAGAGTTGCTACGCCGTTTTATTACAAAATATCAGCCTACCGTGCAAGAAATCCTGGATCGGCCGGAGGTTGTCGGATCAGCCCATTGGGTATCTGTGGGGACCATCGAGACTGTAATGAATGATATTATCGAGCGGGTTGAGGCTGGTGCGATTGATGGATTCATAGCGTTGCCGGGCGGTTCAGAAAAATCGATGGAGATATTCTTTGAACAGTTGATTCCAAAGTTGGTCGAACGAGGAATGTTCAGAAGCGACTACGAGGGAGCTACTTTACGAGATCACCTAGGGATTTAA